The genomic DNA ATGATCATATTAGTTGGTGGTGAAAAAGGCGGCAGTGGTAAAAGCTGTCTTGCGCAAAATATTGCGGTATTCCTGACCAAAGAGGCGAATGCAAGCGTGATTATGGTCGACTGTGATCCACAACGAACCACATCAGACTGGATCCAAGCCCGTAACAATAATCCTAAATTACCTGCTATTAACTGCGTGCAACTCTATGGAAAAATTCGTAATGACTTACTCAGCTTAGAGCAACATTACGACTACGTTATTGTCGATTGCGGTGGCCAAGATAATTTAGCCCTTAGAGCAACCATGTCAGTGGCATCCCATGTGTTAATGCCATTACGCCCCAAACGACGCGACTTAAAAACCGTCAGTCATTTAGACGATATCGTCGCCACTTGTTTGATGATTAACCCAAAAATGAAAGCGTCATTCGTGATCACGCAGTGCCCAAGTTTACCTAATCAGGCAAGCAGAATTATAGAAGCAAAAGATGTTTGTCGTACCTACGACATTAACGTGTTAGATGCGGTTAACTACAGTCGTAATATTTACGACGATAGTGAAGAATCGGGATTATCTGTATTTGAATTAGAGCCAAAAGGTAAAGCGGCATTAGAAATGCGCAGTATTGCCTGCGAATTACTCGAAATTACCGATGCAAAACAACTCATCGAACAGCGCAATACTGCATCAAATGTGACCACATTGAGAGGAAATTATGGGACTAGCCGATCTCAAGAAAAACGCTTCGTTATGTAAAAATACCACTAACATTGCGGTATCGATTGATGACTTTATTGCGGCAGCCGATTTATATGCTGCGGGTCAAGACCGTCCTCAACATGATGCAAAGCAAACAATTACGACAACCAATGCCGATAACCAGAGCAATATAATCGATTTTCTACAGCGTAAATATCCACAGTATCTTGAACCAATGGTGTCTGCGAATAAAAGCAAAAAACAGCCTTACAAACACTGTACATTTACCTTAAGTGAAACGGCAATAAATGAACTAACATTACTGAGCCAACAAGGAGTCATAGCAAAATCAAAACTCATCAGGCAATTGATTTCACAACATTTCAGTCTATCACCACAACAACAAAAAATGTTAGAGGCTAATTTTTCAGACCAGTAATACATCTTAAATACACCTAATAATTGCAAATAAGTACTCTTTTCTCCCCACCCTTTTGCTGGCAACAAATATGAGGTTAATATTTGTTAGTCAGTGCTTTTTTTTAAAGTTTAATGCCTTCATTCCAACCAAAAAGTTAATAGCCGACACCCTGATCACTATTTAGTTTTCACTAAAGCTTGAATTTGTTCAATCGCTACCCCATTAATTATTAATACTCACAGTATGAAAAAATGAGCAATGCACTCATCGGCAAGCTCCAGTAATCAATAATGATGGGTTCGAGACAATAATTTAACTC from Shewanella psychromarinicola includes the following:
- a CDS encoding AAA family ATPase — translated: MIILVGGEKGGSGKSCLAQNIAVFLTKEANASVIMVDCDPQRTTSDWIQARNNNPKLPAINCVQLYGKIRNDLLSLEQHYDYVIVDCGGQDNLALRATMSVASHVLMPLRPKRRDLKTVSHLDDIVATCLMINPKMKASFVITQCPSLPNQASRIIEAKDVCRTYDINVLDAVNYSRNIYDDSEESGLSVFELEPKGKAALEMRSIACELLEITDAKQLIEQRNTASNVTTLRGNYGTSRSQEKRFVM